A window of Belonocnema kinseyi isolate 2016_QV_RU_SX_M_011 chromosome 9, B_treatae_v1, whole genome shotgun sequence contains these coding sequences:
- the LOC117180525 gene encoding uncharacterized protein LOC117180525, whose translation MLTYNGTINGTEAENGSPAESLISGDGELVEDTGDSPGTPRDTEEEAEEEEIYSHDTDEDDDQNKRRDRSNSLDTISTSGSIHLGSPTTRPGNLGVRKLFTNSRERWRQQNVSGAFAELRKLVPTHPPDKKLSKNEILRMAIRYIRLLSKVLDWQKSQDRNGLAHHHPHQKSRHDMRIKCEPQFASQNNMITCQKSSTIIKNDKTEDESGNSYPSSYNSTKHGSQLCDKNGNNLLMIAPANHGLSNRSGQSLQTGHSQTHFTAFPDAWIRGNRSANFFKLNRINSNTIKNSMTLVSYVTNGSSGLKRLKMEGEDEESGRVLQNKDSRGNNLSSITLSGPALNSQGLSSSPISQSSTISSTRKRAKISYGNESIGDVRNSGDRQ comes from the exons ATGTTAACATACAATGGAACTATTAATGGGACGGAAGCGGAAAATGGTTCCCCCGCTGAATCTCTGATTTCCGGTGATGGCGAATTGGTAGAAGATACTGGAGATTCTCCAGGAACTCCAAGAGACACAGAAGAAGAGGCAGAAGAGGAAGAGATTTATTCTCATGATACGGATGAGGATGATGatcaaaataaaagaagagatcgttcaaattca CTCGATACAATTTCAACTTCTGGCAGCATTCATCTAGGTTCACCAACAACCAGGCCAGGGAATTTGGGTGTAAGAAAACTTTTCACAAATAGCCGAGAGAGATGGAGACAACAAAATGTTAGTGGTGCCTTTGCTGAACTGAGAAAATTGGTACCAACTCATCCACctgataaaaaattatcgaaaaatgaaattttgagaatGGCAATAAg GTACATAAGACTTTTGAGCAAAGTACTCGACTGGCAAAAGTCGCAAGATCGAAATGGTCTAGCTCATCATCATCCTCATCAAAAATCAAGACATGATATGAGAATAAAATGCGAGCCTCAATTTGCATCTCAAAACAATATGATAACCTGTCAAAAATCAAGCACTATAATTAAAAACGATAAAACGGAAGATGAAAGTGGAAATTCATATCCGAGTAGCTACAACTCGACAAAACATGGTTCTCAACTTTGTGATAAAAATGgcaataatttattaatgattgCACCTGCTAATCATGGATTATCAAATAGATCTGGTCAATCCTTACAGACAGGACATTCCCAAACTCATTTCACTGCTTTTCCAGATGCTTGGATTCGAGGAAATAGGtcagctaatttttttaaattgaatcgaaTTAATTCTAATACGAtaaaaaattcgatgacactCGTTAGTTATGTAACAAATGGAAGTAGCGGATTAAAAAGGCTAAAAATGGAAGGAGAAGATGAAGAATCTGGACGAGTTTTACAAAATAAGGATTCAAGAGGAAACAATTTGTCTTCAATTACTTTATCTGGACCTGCATTAAATTCGCAGGGTCTTTCTTCTTCTCCTATATCACAATCTAGTACTATTTCCTCTACCAGAAAAAGAGCAAAAATTTCTTATGGAAATGAAAGTATTGGCGACGTCAGGAATTCTGGTGATAGGCAATGA